The Dysidea avara chromosome 11, odDysAvar1.4, whole genome shotgun sequence genome includes the window CATGATTATGTAATAAAGATACCTAGGCCTACAGGCCTTTGTTGGGAGTTACTATTGTAGGGATAAACACCAAGAGTAACCTTTTCTAGACTCCTAaatcattgtagctagctaatacttgtaaattcttttttttttcctgggcacatcagcagagctgcctgcccagtaataataataaataaacctTGTAACAGTTCTCACGGGAATGATCTTAGCAGTTCTAACAATGTTGTATCATCCCTACAGGTGGGTAGAATGCCACCACTTCACAGCTCTAACTTAGCTATGGACACTCTAACTGGTCGGGATGAGACTGTGGAATTTTGTGACTACCTCAATGGTAAGATATGCTTCACTTTCACACTGTTATCAATACAATACATAGTGTCATGGGATACTGAGGTgaatgttgatggtcacttagCCATGGAGAAGAAACTTAAGATGTTATAAAATATTTCACTGTATTTACATAGTAATTATTAAAATACTGTCAATAGTGCAAATATGGCATACACCAGAGCACACGGGTATGCCACTAGTAATTGTTGGGAGTCCATTTGTAGAGCAGTGATGAATAGTTTTGATGCTGACCAACTACACCACAGTACGGTAGCCACAGTCAATAATGTCCCGACAATACCCCTGTAATGATATCATGATGTGAATATGTGACCGGACCTGCAAGAATCCTGCACGttagtgcaagcctaattttacagtagaatacaTGAAATGTTTACAAAATCGAAAAACGTGTAAATTTTTTGAGCAcatgtttcacaatgaaggaaaaAACCTTGGTTGCACATCCCGATTCCCAAAGCaggaggagttcaaaaatctttgtttcgagTCGGTAATACCAGAGACACAAGATATGGAcattagtctgccttgcattgGTCGTGTGGTTCACTATCGTTTTATTTCTTACGCTTTCACCCTGATTGTAGAaagggcctggaagacaaaacttactcAGCAATGAATTTGCCTGTTCATAAAAAACCTGATGGTGTTACTTGCATCTCGGTAGACAGCTGCATTTGTAACTTATGACCTTTTAATTAAGTACCTGTAGTTTATTCTCTGTATAGTCACCGTACAAATCAACTTTTCTGTTGTCATTTTGTAGCACTAACTTTGAAAGTTCTTGGCTtcaactttggttgaccattcctttggttATCTagatgtaataaaatggaatttgaaaatgCGCTAACATaatttgcagatccagtcacatattgtaccatatacatgtacaaatatTTGGGGAAGAACAATTTTCATGATGTTATTTTTAAGGAACATCCATTATAGGGAACAGAGTAAAATCCAAAAACTACAAGGAAGAAAATTTTGTGGACAGCCAAGGCagtcactattcagtggactggactactggattaaacactggactgacatatttttggttttcaCACATTCTATGATTGAGTCTCGGGGGCCCTTATATTAGGGATTGCAACCTACTAAATACTGAATACAAGCactggaatatgcgaaaactgtctaaTATAATCATGTTTACTATGTACTGTTTGTTGTATAATTCTACTGACAGCACTTAATGGTGTATAATGCTGCAGGGAATTAACGTTATTGCCATAGTTAGCTAGCAGTCAACTTACATGAGTTGATGATATTCTTCATGATACTGTATCCTTTGAGCAAGCTCAAGAAGCGAGACAGTCTTACAAGGCCGTCTTTCAGTGCAGGGGCATGTTAATTAGTGCCCTTGCTGAAAACCTCAATTGATAAGCCCCTATTCTAAAATAGAAGTCAGGCACCACGTGAAATTATATAGATTGCTACTCAAGCTTGTGCTCTAGGGATATCTCAAAGAAGTGTCATTGTCGATTATAACTATCGCTGTCACATCCCCTTGAGCATTTTCTATACACCATGGTAAGGAGTAAGTGCTGTATAATGGCATAACAAACAGTAGCAAACTTCTGATTGACGACAAGACAAGTGTTCACATATTCCACTGCTCACATTCAGTGGTAGGCTGCAGCTTCACTAAGGGTCTTTAACTAGTGAGATCAAATCATAGAATGTGAAAAACTAAAataaaatatgtcagtccagtaatctagtccactgaatagtaacagCCACAAACCTCCAGGCAGATCAAGGATGGGGCATAGCAAatccccctcaccttgtggaggagccatacttctgatcaACTTTACATCAGGCAAAAATACATTTATACGTATCTCATGAAACTATCCACCATTTATTACAAACTAACCTGAAccaagtcaaactagctgtgaaattgtcacccagcaccttcatgcatactaagcgcctctaaaataattatcgtgttgtttaagacattcatagcccagaggaggttggacgcacTTTAAGCACTACTTAAATATATTAgccttaattgcattcttttgtttggtatttcacgtgaccctcaatgCTCAACTGAAAAATGATGGGGTTCACTGGGGTTCATTACATATTCAGATTGTCCTTCACATACGTAAGCTTCAATGTAATGTACTTTGTTTTTCTAAAAGCACTCTAGATTTGGGGTGATTGTGAttttatgcatacaaatttacCAAACTTGTCACGTAcattttctataatgaaacaacGACCCTTCACTGCGATACACTGACATCGCTGTATTACTCTCCTCAACAAAACAGGTTttgcataatttattttattggcacTTTAAACTCCGGCTTTTTTACTAGCTTAATCAGCAGGGTTTATCACACCGTTAGATTTATAAATACATAAACTTTCAAATGCATTATAGTTCTAATACAGCAAATAACAAGAGAATCCAGCACCTACAACGTAGCCTGTTTGTGTCCTCCCCTTGCCagttcctggatccgcccctgactaccacactgtatgatGATCCTTATTACTCAAATATAAAAAATTTCCTTACACTTCTACATGCTTTTGTTTGCCCATAAATAACAGCTAGTACAAAACATCAACACAACACTCACTCACTGTAGACTTATCATTACTGACAACACAGACAAAATCACCATGGGTAGTAGACAGTATCCCAGTACACTGACCACACATCCAGCTGACACTGCTACCATGCTCATCAGATTGAGCACTATAAACATTGAGACACAGCCTAGTAGTCCCATCCCATAAATGTAGCCAAAATGAACTTTCCCTGACTAGAATGGAGAAGTGCACAATACTCAGGTAACAACATGTCACTCACTAGTAACAACATTGCTCCAAACAATAGACAGAATACTAACGGTCCAGCAAGGTCTATATCACTCATGATGTTAGGATCAGTTGGGTTGAGTGGATTAAGCACCACTTTAGTCTACACCGATCCAGTTAACTTTACTAGTAATACAATAGGGCTAACCTTTGCTATGATGTGGTCAAAGTTAATACCCAACTCTGTAACAATACACTTTTATACATGCTGCACGTGCAAACCAATTATTATAACACCTTCAAGTAACGGCGGTTCATCTTCAAACCCACTAGCCTGCCCGTACTCGTAGTTCTGTTGTTGTGAGGTGTCCATTTGTCCCATACTTCCGAACACCGCATCGCCAGACGAGCCCACGTCCATTTGTTCCACGCTATAGCTGCCATACCCAGCCGGTTCATATCCTTGTGAAACAGGTTGATAGTAACCTTGTTGTCCAGCTTGTCCTTGCTGAGGCTCGTCAATGGCGTACCCGCTTTGGTAAAACTCCAAATTATTCCCTGCCATTCCCAAACAAAAGCTGTAATTTTGATCGATAAGCAGCAAAACTTCAAAATTTTATTGGTAGCAACACGTCGTCAAGGAAACTATTCAGTGGGTATTAGTTAGAATGGCAGCGAATATCTTACCTCCAATTCCCCAGGCTAGTGCTAGTGGTAGCAGGGGACAGTTTGTTGGTCAAAAACTGACACAGCCAAAATCAGCAACTCAGTCGGAATCAGTTTATAACACTAACAAATTTAAACTGAGAAAAGTCAGTAAGGATACGTCATCTTCAGTGACGGAACACAAAGCAAGACACTCGTTCATAGACCCGGCCAGGtaacgcacgcacgcacaaacATTGTATTCTAGTATCAGTGGACATTTAACAGCTACCGTAACTCCCTCAAGCACAACATTTGTGTGGAAATGTTGGAGAATGGATTCCATCAGTCATTTGCTGAATTGTTTAACTTACTGGAGCAGCAAAGGTTAGCTAGAGAGGCAGCGCCAGCTGGAACTGGTCCACATTTGCTGCCAGTAATTGAAGAAGATGGCACAAAGTTGGACCAGATGAAATGTCACCTCACTGCAGCCGAGTCAAGTAGAAGAACAGGTATGTCTGGTTTGGTTGGTATAGAGAGTCACTTGTCCTACTAGGGGACATGGAGTCTGTTTACATGTCC containing:
- the LOC136239046 gene encoding protein YIPF5-like isoform X1, producing the protein MAGNNLEFYQSGYAIDEPQQGQAGQQGYYQPVSQGYEPAGYGSYSVEQMDVGSSGDAVFGSMGQMDTSQQQNYEYGQASGFEDEPPLLEELGINFDHIIAKTKVVLNPLNPTDPNIMSDIDLAGPLVFCLLFGAMLLLSGKVHFGYIYGMGLLGCVSMFIVLNLMSMVAVSAGCVVSVLGYCLLPMVILSVLSVMISLQGIVGTLLTVATVLWCSWSASKLFITALQMDSQQLLVAYPCALVYAIFALLTVF
- the LOC136239046 gene encoding protein YIPF5-like isoform X3, coding for MAGNNLEFYQSGYAIDEPQQGQAGQQGYYQPVSQGYEPAGYGSYSVEQMDVGSSGDAVFGSMGQMDTSQQQNYEYGQASGFEDEPPLLEELGINFDHIIAKTKVVLNPLNPTDPNIMSDIDLAGPLVFCLLFGAMLLLSGKVHFGYIYGMGLLGCVSMFIVLNLMSMVAVSAGCVVSVLGYCLLPMGYCRDIIDCGYRTVV
- the LOC136239046 gene encoding protein YIPF5-like isoform X2 produces the protein MAGNNLEFYQSGYAIDEPQQGQAGQQGYYQPVSQGYEPAGYGSYSVEQMDVGSSGDAVFGSMGQMDTSQQQNYEYGQASGFEDEPPLLEELGINFDHIIAKTKVVLNPLNPTDPNIMSDIDLAGPLVFCLLFGAMLLLSGKVHFGYIYGMGLLGCVSMFIVLNLMSMVAVSAGCVVSVLGYCLLPMCGSQGRIQELARGGHKQATL